The Micromonospora krabiensis genome window below encodes:
- a CDS encoding winged helix-turn-helix domain-containing protein has product MSVSPASSRAGWHTSQPAVPGRPPGGQRRPANTASAPVLTVTLSIPLAAEETLTPPARRLLEAAREMIERGEGVVASNVPLERRPDQLPAGRSPARPLAPTIPALHILASSRSVLRDGEPLPLTRLEFDLLLHLVAHPRRVFTRLQLLNAVWGYEHAGVRTVDVHVRRLRGKVGVDVPLVTTVYGVGYRLADDARVTVDRNA; this is encoded by the coding sequence ATGTCGGTCAGCCCCGCCTCGTCGCGCGCCGGATGGCATACGTCCCAACCCGCGGTCCCCGGTCGACCCCCGGGCGGCCAGCGCCGCCCGGCGAACACGGCGTCCGCGCCGGTGCTCACCGTGACACTCTCCATCCCGCTCGCCGCCGAGGAGACGCTGACGCCGCCGGCCCGTCGGCTGCTGGAGGCCGCCCGCGAGATGATCGAGCGCGGCGAGGGGGTCGTCGCCAGCAACGTCCCCCTGGAACGGCGCCCCGACCAGCTGCCGGCCGGTCGCAGCCCGGCCCGCCCCCTCGCCCCGACCATCCCCGCCCTGCACATCCTCGCGTCGTCCCGCTCCGTCCTGCGCGACGGCGAGCCGCTGCCGCTCACCCGGTTGGAGTTCGATCTCCTGCTGCACCTCGTCGCCCACCCGCGCCGGGTGTTCACCCGGCTGCAACTGCTCAACGCCGTGTGGGGCTACGAGCACGCCGGTGTCCGCACCGTGGACGTGCACGTCCGCCGCCTGCGCGGCAAGGTCGGCGTCGACGTGCCGCTGGTCACCACGGTCTACGGCGTCGGTTACCGGCTCGCCGACGACGCCCGGGTCACCGTCGACCGCAACGCCTGA
- a CDS encoding winged helix-turn-helix domain-containing protein: MSAVAISPRPHPPVRTDRTGPARSPATLTLTVDLASGSLTPRLARLLDLIGELAESGEGRLRAGGAVPTPRTPEFVPAGPSAAVDPPAARPDEVRILAGSRVVRHGDRAVPLTRIEYDLLLFLAERPRRVFTRLQLLANVWGYEHAVARTVDVHVRRLRAKFGVDTPVVTTVYGVGYRLADDAPIAVDPTR; encoded by the coding sequence ATGTCCGCCGTCGCCATCTCTCCACGGCCCCACCCGCCGGTCCGCACCGACCGCACCGGTCCGGCCCGGTCCCCGGCCACCCTCACCCTCACCGTCGACCTCGCGTCGGGTTCGCTGACGCCGCGGCTGGCCCGCCTCCTCGACCTGATCGGGGAACTCGCCGAGTCGGGGGAGGGGCGGCTGCGCGCCGGGGGCGCCGTCCCGACGCCCCGCACTCCGGAGTTCGTCCCCGCCGGCCCAAGCGCCGCCGTGGACCCGCCCGCCGCGCGGCCGGACGAGGTCCGCATCCTGGCCGGCTCCCGGGTCGTACGCCACGGCGACCGTGCCGTCCCGCTCACCCGGATCGAGTACGACCTGCTGCTGTTCCTGGCCGAGCGACCCCGGCGGGTGTTCACCCGGTTGCAGCTGCTCGCGAACGTCTGGGGCTACGAGCACGCCGTAGCCCGTACGGTCGACGTCCATGTGCGGCGGCTGCGCGCCAAGTTCGGCGTGGACACGCCCGTGGTCACCACCGTCTACGGCGTGGGCTACCGGCTGGCCGACGACGCGCCGATCGCGGTCGACCCGACCCGCTGA
- a CDS encoding rhodanese-like domain-containing protein produces the protein MHQSRATRCPAPVPPPGSRGIDEILAAARARLARLDPEQAHLAYRAGALLVDIRPAAQRAAHGTVPGSLAVERNVLEWRFDPRSSARLPQAVGYDLQVIIICQEGYTSSLAAAALQDLGLHRATDVIGGFAAWRIAGLPALGPTALRPSPLAPPVTADRALR, from the coding sequence ATGCACCAGTCCCGCGCCACCCGCTGTCCGGCCCCGGTCCCGCCGCCGGGCTCCCGCGGCATCGACGAGATCCTGGCCGCGGCCCGCGCCCGGCTCGCCCGGCTCGACCCGGAGCAGGCGCACCTGGCGTACCGCGCCGGCGCGCTGCTCGTCGACATCCGGCCGGCCGCCCAGCGGGCCGCCCACGGCACCGTGCCGGGCTCCCTCGCCGTGGAGCGCAACGTGCTGGAGTGGCGGTTCGACCCCCGCTCGTCGGCCCGACTGCCCCAGGCGGTCGGCTACGACCTCCAGGTGATCATCATCTGTCAGGAGGGCTACACCTCCTCGCTCGCCGCCGCCGCTCTCCAGGACCTCGGGTTGCACCGGGCCACCGACGTCATCGGCGGGTTCGCCGCCTGGCGGATCGCCGGCCTTCCGGCCCTCGGCCCGACCGCGCTGCGGCCGTCCCCTCTCGCGCCCCCGGTGACCGCCGACCGGGCGCTTCGCTGA
- a CDS encoding cysteine dioxygenase: MNRDRPEPDLLAVAARWAVEPADWPVPLRFDPAERWYARLAAAADHEVWALSWLPGQGTDLHDHGGSAGAFLVVSGTLTEETVSGGRLRPHRLAAGSGRRFGARHVHQVTNRDAEPAVSVHVYRPALRRMTRYTITEGRLRAADVAEAGVAW, encoded by the coding sequence ATGAACCGCGACCGCCCGGAGCCCGACCTGCTCGCCGTCGCCGCCCGGTGGGCGGTCGAGCCCGCCGACTGGCCGGTGCCGCTGCGTTTCGATCCCGCCGAGCGCTGGTACGCGCGCCTGGCCGCCGCCGCCGACCACGAGGTGTGGGCGCTGAGCTGGCTGCCCGGCCAGGGCACCGACCTGCACGACCACGGTGGCTCGGCGGGCGCGTTCCTGGTGGTCTCCGGGACGTTGACCGAGGAGACGGTCAGCGGTGGTCGGCTGCGCCCGCACCGGCTCGCCGCCGGCAGCGGGCGCCGCTTCGGCGCCCGACACGTGCACCAGGTCACCAACCGCGACGCCGAGCCGGCCGTCAGCGTGCACGTCTACCGCCCCGCCCTGCGTCGCATGACGCGTTACACAATCACCGAGGGTCGGCTCCGGGCCGCCGACGTGGCCGAGGCCGGCGTCGCCTGGTGA
- a CDS encoding cupin domain-containing protein, with the protein MDDRVYVGNAGADGAVNAGWLLGHFMPPGDPRHSTEVEVKWGVHPAGEARARWATGERRTALLVLVSGRFRVELPDRTVVLGEPGDYVVWGRGVDHSWYAETESVVLTVRWPSVPGYRVGPPVRR; encoded by the coding sequence ATGGACGACCGGGTGTACGTGGGCAACGCCGGCGCGGACGGCGCGGTCAACGCGGGGTGGCTGCTCGGGCACTTCATGCCACCGGGCGACCCGCGGCACAGCACCGAGGTCGAGGTGAAGTGGGGCGTCCACCCGGCGGGGGAGGCCCGGGCCCGGTGGGCGACCGGGGAGCGGCGTACGGCGCTGCTGGTGCTGGTCAGCGGCCGGTTCCGGGTCGAGTTGCCGGACCGCACGGTGGTGCTCGGTGAGCCCGGTGACTACGTGGTGTGGGGTCGGGGCGTCGACCACAGTTGGTACGCGGAGACCGAGTCGGTGGTGCTGACCGTGCGCTGGCCGTCGGTCCCGGGCTACCGGGTGGGACCGCCGGTGCGGCGCTGA
- a CDS encoding ankyrin repeat domain-containing protein: MSEELDAATLAFAHRMFDLARAGATEELAAQVDAGLPVNLTNDRGDTLLILAAYHARPDTVAALLDRGADHTRTNDRGQNALAAAVFRSSADAVRALLDAGADPDLGTPSAVDTARFFDLPEMLALLRAE; the protein is encoded by the coding sequence GTGAGCGAGGAACTCGACGCCGCGACGCTGGCGTTCGCACACCGGATGTTCGACCTCGCCCGGGCGGGCGCCACCGAGGAACTCGCCGCGCAGGTCGACGCCGGCCTGCCGGTCAACCTGACCAACGACCGGGGCGACACCCTGCTGATCCTGGCCGCCTACCACGCCCGCCCGGACACCGTGGCCGCCCTGCTCGACCGGGGCGCCGACCACACCCGCACCAACGACCGGGGACAGAACGCGCTCGCCGCGGCGGTCTTCCGCAGCAGCGCCGACGCCGTACGGGCGCTGCTCGACGCCGGCGCCGACCCCGACCTGGGCACGCCGTCGGCCGTGGACACCGCCCGCTTCTTCGACCTGCCCGAGATGCTGGCCCTGCTCCGAGCGGAGTGA
- a CDS encoding DUF3500 domain-containing protein, whose product MEDPLPEQMRAAGTALLATLDEPARAAAAYRFDDESARRWLEYRPRPRPGVCLADLDVAGRKAAHRLLATALSPAAYAQAMAIIALEEVLDRAEEWRRGRHSGDYWVAVFGDPHRDDRWAWRLEGHHLSVSMTVVDDRVSPAPIFFGANPAAVRHAGRPVSRPLGVEEDLGRELLAAMGPAARAAAIIADEAPGDIVSATRPRVDAPLEPLGVPADRLGPTGRALLDQLVALYLDRLPPELAVREARRLDGRERHFAWAGPTRPGQRHYYRVQSDDLLIEYDNTTEDGNHAHTVLRRPSSDFGEDVLATHHQSAHP is encoded by the coding sequence GTGGAGGATCCCCTGCCCGAGCAGATGCGCGCCGCCGGCACGGCGCTGCTGGCCACACTGGACGAGCCGGCGCGCGCCGCCGCGGCGTACCGGTTCGACGACGAGAGCGCCCGGCGCTGGCTGGAGTATCGGCCACGCCCCCGTCCGGGGGTCTGCCTCGCCGACCTGGATGTCGCCGGCCGCAAGGCCGCCCACCGGTTGCTGGCGACGGCGCTGAGCCCGGCCGCGTACGCCCAGGCGATGGCGATCATCGCCCTGGAGGAGGTGCTCGACCGGGCCGAGGAGTGGCGCCGGGGCCGGCACAGCGGCGACTACTGGGTGGCGGTCTTCGGAGACCCGCACCGCGACGACCGCTGGGCGTGGCGGCTGGAGGGGCATCACCTGTCGGTCAGCATGACGGTGGTGGACGACCGGGTCTCCCCCGCACCGATCTTCTTCGGTGCCAACCCGGCCGCCGTCCGGCACGCGGGCCGCCCGGTGTCCCGCCCGCTGGGCGTCGAGGAGGACCTCGGCCGCGAGCTGCTGGCCGCGATGGGACCGGCCGCCCGCGCCGCCGCGATCATCGCCGACGAGGCGCCCGGCGACATCGTCAGCGCCACCCGACCCCGGGTGGACGCGCCCCTCGAACCGCTCGGCGTGCCCGCGGACCGCCTCGGCCCCACCGGCCGGGCGCTGCTCGACCAGCTCGTCGCCCTCTACCTGGACCGGCTCCCGCCCGAGCTGGCCGTCCGGGAGGCGCGCCGCCTCGACGGGCGGGAGCGGCACTTCGCGTGGGCCGGCCCGACCCGCCCCGGCCAGCGCCACTACTACCGGGTGCAGAGCGACGACCTGCTGATCGAGTACGACAACACCACCGAGGACGGCAACCACGCGCACACGGTGCTGCGCCGCCCGTCCAGCGACTTCGGCGAGGACGTCCTGGCCACCCACCACCAGTCCGCCCACCCCTGA
- a CDS encoding class I SAM-dependent methyltransferase codes for MTTDPDFAKLIAEGAAAPVDGWAFDWLAGRATEERPPWGYARLVTSRMAGADAALDVDTGGGEVLAEVPRPPRLLVATEGWPPNVAVARRTLAPLGATVVAVTPDAPLPFRDASFDLVVSRHPVRTDWPETARVLRRGGTFLSQQIGAGTVREVSEAILGPLPPPTQRHPDQAVAAARAAGLTVVDLREATLRTVFHDIGAVVWFLRKVVWTVPGFTVDRYRAELLALHHRIRAEGPFVAHARRFLIEAHR; via the coding sequence GTGACGACCGACCCGGACTTCGCGAAGCTGATCGCCGAGGGCGCGGCCGCGCCCGTCGACGGCTGGGCCTTCGACTGGCTCGCCGGCCGGGCCACCGAGGAGCGGCCGCCCTGGGGGTACGCCCGGTTGGTGACCAGCCGGATGGCCGGCGCCGACGCCGCGCTGGACGTGGACACCGGCGGCGGGGAGGTGCTCGCCGAGGTGCCCCGACCGCCCCGGCTGCTGGTGGCCACCGAGGGCTGGCCGCCGAACGTCGCGGTCGCCCGCCGGACCCTGGCCCCGCTCGGCGCCACCGTCGTGGCGGTCACCCCGGACGCCCCGCTGCCGTTCCGGGACGCCTCGTTCGATCTGGTGGTCAGCCGGCACCCCGTGCGCACGGACTGGCCGGAGACCGCCCGGGTGCTGCGGCGCGGCGGCACGTTCCTGTCGCAGCAGATCGGGGCGGGCACCGTACGTGAGGTCAGCGAGGCGATCCTCGGCCCGCTGCCGCCGCCCACCCAGCGGCACCCGGACCAGGCCGTGGCGGCCGCCCGGGCCGCCGGGCTCACCGTGGTCGACCTGCGCGAGGCCACGCTGCGTACCGTCTTCCACGACATCGGCGCGGTGGTCTGGTTCCTGCGGAAGGTCGTCTGGACGGTGCCCGGCTTCACCGTGGACCGGTACCGGGCGGAACTGCTCGCCCTGCACCACCGCATCCGGGCCGAGGGTCCCTTCGTGGCCCACGCCCGCCGCTTCCTGATCGAAGCCCACCGCTGA
- a CDS encoding DUF2231 domain-containing protein, protein MQSRLRVQGHPIQPMLVTFPYGLFVSAVVFDLTDVIGGPAFLGEVGYWTAVAALVAAGLTAVAGMVDLWDVPGGRTRRTAVAFNLVNLAMAGLFLVACLIRSDAPQRGASVPMLVTELVALTVGAVGVRLGARLVQRFDESGAEETSFDALPGVAGSTVEIVRPRP, encoded by the coding sequence ATGCAGAGCCGGCTGCGGGTCCAGGGGCACCCGATCCAACCGATGCTGGTGACGTTCCCGTACGGGCTCTTCGTCAGCGCGGTCGTCTTCGACCTGACCGACGTGATCGGCGGACCCGCCTTCCTCGGCGAGGTCGGCTACTGGACGGCCGTGGCCGCCCTGGTCGCCGCCGGACTGACCGCGGTGGCCGGCATGGTCGACCTGTGGGACGTGCCCGGCGGCCGGACCCGGCGCACCGCCGTCGCGTTCAACCTGGTGAACCTGGCGATGGCCGGGCTGTTCCTGGTGGCCTGCCTCATCCGGTCCGACGCTCCGCAGCGTGGGGCCTCCGTCCCGATGCTCGTCACCGAACTGGTCGCCCTGACCGTCGGCGCCGTGGGCGTACGCCTCGGCGCGCGGCTCGTCCAGCGGTTCGACGAGTCCGGCGCCGAGGAGACCAGCTTCGACGCCCTGCCCGGCGTCGCCGGCTCAACCGTGGAGATCGTCCGACCCCGACCGTGA
- a CDS encoding GAF and ANTAR domain-containing protein — MNLDTQQPVVETVGALETAALLRELTAGLIAVTDFDEALAALVRITRDAVAGVTWSGFTVLRAGEPSGGAASEPRLADLDDPRRGPDSPAMEAIRRREMVLSENLGRESRWPQWRPRAVDLGVHGVISAPLDVDDHVLGAINLYADAPDRLGTQHQLTAMLLAEHAGLLLAAVRDRAHRLAVAGEWDAALLHDGVVGQAVGVIMTQRGCPAEEALDVLRTAASSLDIPLREVAERLVRTVARPRES, encoded by the coding sequence GTGAACCTGGACACTCAGCAACCGGTGGTGGAGACCGTCGGCGCGCTGGAGACCGCCGCGCTGCTCCGCGAGCTGACCGCCGGCCTCATCGCCGTGACCGATTTCGATGAGGCGTTGGCCGCCCTCGTGCGGATCACGCGGGACGCGGTGGCCGGCGTCACCTGGTCCGGCTTCACCGTCCTGCGTGCCGGTGAGCCGTCCGGCGGCGCGGCCTCCGAGCCGCGGCTGGCCGACCTGGACGACCCGCGGCGCGGGCCCGACTCGCCGGCGATGGAGGCCATCCGCCGGCGGGAGATGGTGCTGTCGGAGAACCTCGGCCGGGAGAGCCGCTGGCCGCAGTGGCGACCGCGCGCCGTCGACCTCGGCGTCCACGGGGTGATCTCCGCACCGCTCGACGTCGACGACCACGTGCTCGGCGCGATCAACCTGTACGCCGACGCCCCCGACCGGCTGGGCACCCAGCACCAGCTCACCGCGATGCTGCTCGCCGAGCACGCCGGCCTGCTGCTGGCGGCCGTCCGGGACCGGGCCCACCGGCTGGCGGTGGCGGGCGAGTGGGACGCCGCGCTGTTGCACGACGGCGTCGTCGGGCAGGCCGTCGGCGTGATCATGACGCAGCGGGGCTGCCCCGCCGAGGAGGCCCTCGACGTCCTGCGCACCGCCGCCTCCTCGCTCGACATCCCGCTCCGCGAGGTCGCCGAGCGGCTGGTCCGCACCGTGGCCCGGCCCCGGGAGAGCTGA
- the secA2 gene encoding accessory Sec system translocase SecA2: protein MGVSQRLKSRFRRFLERPGTTVDLAPLEKLLPAIEAREEELAALDDAELTEAAGKATGYEEICAIGREAARRGLDQRPYDVQLLGAMSLLSGKVAEMATGEGKTLTATVAAYGHVRMGNGPVHVLTVNDYLARRDAQWMEPVYTLLGLTVGWVNEASTPQERRDAYACDVTYVSVSEAGFDFLRDQLVTDIEDRVQPPLRTAIVDEADSILIDEARVPMVLAGSVPGEQDPVHAAAALVRGLRRGKHYTAAEDGRSVAFTSAGLAAVEAKLGIDLYDEEHVEQLSAVNVALHAHALLHRDVDYIVRDGSVELIDEMRGRVAQRRRWPDGLQAAVEAKEGLDATAEGEVLGTIAVQAFIGLYPKVCGMTATAVLVGDQLREFFGLEVAVIPPNTPCVREDEPDRIYATRAEKEEALIDEIRRCHSAGRPVLVGTLDVKESEGLAAGLHAAGVPCVVLNAKNDDEEASIIAEAGAYGAVTVSTQMAGRGVDIRLGGSDQSDRDRVADLGGLYVIGSGRHDSRRVDDQLRGRAGRQGDPGGSVFFVSLEDDLVVRHAADSVPASPRMNADGLVTDEQVDYAVEHAQRVAEGVNHEIHRNTWRYSVVIEQQRKALAERRERLLTSDVAALMLLDKMPEKAGEMDEDLLARVARSIALFHLDRLWAEHLAELSEVREGVHLRALGRLDPLDEFHRAAVPAFNALIPEIEARTLATFAETEFDDDWEPDEADLVRPSATWTYLVHDNPFGSELDRLIAAVGRRLTGAPR, encoded by the coding sequence ATGGGTGTGTCGCAACGGTTGAAGAGCAGGTTCCGGCGGTTCCTCGAGCGCCCGGGGACGACGGTGGACCTCGCCCCGCTGGAGAAGCTGCTGCCGGCGATCGAGGCGCGCGAGGAGGAGCTCGCCGCGCTCGACGACGCCGAGCTCACGGAGGCCGCCGGCAAGGCCACCGGCTACGAGGAGATCTGCGCGATCGGCCGGGAGGCCGCGCGCCGCGGGCTCGACCAGCGGCCCTACGACGTCCAGCTGCTCGGCGCGATGTCGCTGCTCTCCGGCAAGGTCGCCGAGATGGCCACCGGTGAGGGCAAGACCCTGACCGCGACCGTCGCCGCCTACGGGCACGTCCGGATGGGCAACGGCCCGGTCCACGTGCTCACCGTCAACGACTACCTGGCCCGCCGCGACGCGCAGTGGATGGAGCCGGTCTACACCCTGCTCGGTCTCACCGTGGGCTGGGTCAACGAGGCCTCCACCCCGCAGGAGCGCCGCGACGCGTACGCCTGTGACGTCACCTACGTCTCGGTCAGCGAGGCCGGCTTCGACTTCCTGCGCGACCAGCTGGTCACCGACATCGAGGATCGGGTGCAGCCGCCGCTGCGCACGGCGATCGTCGACGAGGCCGACTCGATCCTGATCGACGAGGCCCGGGTGCCGATGGTGCTCGCCGGCTCGGTGCCCGGCGAGCAGGACCCGGTGCACGCCGCCGCCGCGCTGGTCCGTGGCCTGCGTCGGGGCAAGCACTACACCGCGGCCGAGGACGGCCGCAGCGTGGCCTTCACCTCCGCCGGCCTGGCCGCCGTCGAGGCCAAGCTGGGCATCGACCTCTACGACGAGGAGCACGTCGAGCAGCTCTCCGCGGTCAACGTGGCGCTGCACGCGCACGCCCTGCTGCACCGTGACGTGGACTACATCGTCCGCGACGGCTCGGTCGAGTTGATCGACGAGATGCGCGGCCGGGTGGCCCAGCGTCGCCGCTGGCCGGACGGTCTCCAGGCCGCCGTGGAGGCCAAGGAGGGGCTCGACGCCACCGCCGAGGGCGAGGTGCTGGGCACGATCGCCGTGCAGGCGTTCATCGGGCTCTACCCGAAGGTCTGCGGGATGACCGCGACCGCGGTGCTGGTCGGCGACCAGCTGCGCGAGTTCTTCGGCCTCGAGGTGGCGGTGATCCCGCCGAACACGCCGTGCGTCCGCGAGGACGAGCCGGACCGGATCTACGCGACCCGGGCGGAGAAGGAGGAGGCGCTGATCGACGAGATCCGCCGCTGCCACTCCGCCGGCCGGCCGGTGCTGGTCGGCACCCTGGACGTGAAGGAGTCCGAGGGCCTGGCCGCCGGGCTGCACGCGGCGGGTGTGCCCTGCGTGGTGCTCAACGCCAAGAACGACGACGAGGAGGCCTCGATCATCGCCGAGGCCGGCGCGTACGGCGCGGTGACGGTCTCCACCCAGATGGCCGGTCGCGGTGTCGACATCCGGCTCGGCGGCAGCGACCAGTCCGACCGGGACCGGGTGGCCGACCTCGGCGGGCTCTACGTGATCGGCAGCGGCCGGCACGACAGCCGCCGGGTCGACGACCAGCTGCGTGGCCGCGCCGGCCGGCAGGGTGACCCGGGTGGCTCGGTGTTCTTCGTCAGTCTGGAGGACGACCTCGTCGTCCGGCACGCGGCCGACTCGGTGCCCGCGTCGCCGCGGATGAACGCCGACGGTCTGGTCACCGACGAGCAGGTCGACTACGCGGTGGAGCACGCCCAGCGGGTCGCCGAGGGCGTCAACCACGAGATCCACCGCAACACCTGGCGCTACAGCGTGGTGATCGAGCAGCAGCGCAAGGCCCTCGCCGAGCGGCGCGAGCGCCTGCTCACCAGCGACGTGGCCGCGCTCATGCTGCTGGACAAGATGCCCGAGAAGGCCGGCGAGATGGACGAGGACCTGCTGGCCCGCGTCGCCCGCTCGATCGCGCTCTTCCACCTCGACCGGCTATGGGCCGAGCACCTGGCCGAGCTGTCCGAGGTCCGCGAGGGTGTGCACCTGCGGGCGCTGGGCCGGCTCGACCCGCTCGACGAGTTCCACCGGGCCGCCGTGCCGGCGTTCAACGCGCTCATTCCGGAGATCGAGGCACGCACGCTCGCCACCTTCGCCGAGACCGAATTCGACGACGACTGGGAGCCGGACGAGGCGGACCTGGTGCGCCCCAGCGCCACCTGGACCTACCTCGTCCACGACAACCCGTTCGGCTCCGAGCTGGACCGGTTGATCGCGGCGGTGGGCCGGCGGCTCACCGGCGCGCCCCGCTGA
- a CDS encoding zinc-dependent alcohol dehydrogenase, with the protein MRDRVVVVEGPGRVALVEREAAPVRPGTFRVETLFSGVSAGTELTYVKGTNPYLTVTWDADLGLFRPGTAGTPYPVERLGYMQVGRVVESRTPAVAVGAVVAMTYGHRTGWVADPLAERFVPLPDDLDPMLGVYAAHMGPICANGLLHAAADLHGTDVRSLGDGVRGRRVAVVGAGVVGLFTALFARRHGAASVVVLDPTAARRRVAEALGLDTLDPDADDPAVVLKTRWAHQAGDRGADVVFQCRGRDWALHLALRLLRPQGTVIDLAFYQSGAEAVRLGEEFHHNGLSLRCAQIGRVPRGLAPTWDRERLSAETVDLLRADGNRIRAHLVSARVPFDEAPALLTDLAQRRRQELQVVFTP; encoded by the coding sequence ATGCGTGACCGGGTGGTGGTGGTCGAGGGACCGGGCCGGGTGGCGCTGGTCGAGCGGGAGGCCGCACCGGTGCGCCCGGGCACGTTCCGGGTGGAGACGCTGTTCAGCGGTGTCTCGGCCGGCACCGAGCTGACGTACGTCAAGGGCACCAATCCCTACCTCACCGTCACCTGGGACGCCGACCTCGGCCTGTTCCGCCCCGGCACGGCCGGGACGCCCTATCCGGTCGAGCGGCTCGGCTACATGCAGGTGGGCCGGGTCGTGGAGAGCCGGACACCGGCGGTCGCCGTCGGCGCCGTCGTCGCGATGACCTACGGCCACCGCACCGGCTGGGTCGCCGACCCACTCGCCGAGCGGTTCGTGCCCCTGCCCGACGACCTGGACCCGATGCTCGGCGTCTACGCCGCCCACATGGGCCCGATCTGCGCGAACGGGCTGTTGCACGCCGCCGCCGACCTGCACGGCACGGACGTTCGGTCGCTGGGCGACGGGGTGCGCGGACGTCGGGTGGCGGTGGTCGGCGCCGGCGTCGTGGGCCTGTTCACCGCCCTGTTCGCCCGCCGGCACGGTGCGGCCTCGGTGGTGGTGCTCGACCCGACGGCCGCGCGCCGCCGGGTCGCCGAGGCGCTCGGCCTGGACACCCTCGACCCGGACGCGGACGACCCGGCGGTCGTGCTCAAGACCCGCTGGGCCCACCAGGCCGGGGACCGCGGCGCGGACGTGGTGTTCCAGTGCCGGGGCCGGGACTGGGCCCTGCACCTGGCCCTGCGCCTGCTCCGGCCGCAGGGCACGGTGATCGACCTGGCCTTCTACCAGTCCGGCGCGGAGGCGGTCCGGCTGGGCGAGGAGTTCCACCACAACGGGCTGTCGCTGCGGTGCGCCCAGATCGGGCGGGTCCCCCGTGGGCTCGCTCCCACCTGGGACCGGGAGCGGCTGTCCGCCGAGACCGTCGACCTGCTGCGCGCGGACGGGAACAGGATCCGCGCGCACCTGGTCTCGGCGCGGGTCCCCTTCGACGAGGCGCCCGCCCTGCTCACCGACCTGGCCCAGCGCCGACGGCAGGAACTGCAGGTCGTGTTCACCCCCTGA
- a CDS encoding Gfo/Idh/MocA family protein, protein MRVCRVGLVGAGGVAQRHARVLAGFGDTELVGVTDVRPAAAEALAGAYDTRTFTGVDDLLAAAPDAVYVCLPPFAHGPVEEAIVAAGVPLFVEKPVAVDLVTAERIADLVARRGLLTAVGHHWRYLPVVERARELLAGRHVRMVNGTWWDKLPPVDWWSRRDRSGGQVVEQAAHVLDLVRTLVGEVTEVTAYGDGTPPPVDGADIDSVTAAALRFDSGAVGTLSAACVLGWKHRAGLEILADGLALTVTEEGLLVRDADGERRLPADPEAARVAVDRAFVDAVRGVGDDVRVPYAEGLATHRLALALADSARTGAPVRLPTPTAAVPDPGVTVDA, encoded by the coding sequence ATGCGGGTGTGCCGGGTGGGACTGGTCGGGGCGGGCGGGGTGGCGCAGCGGCACGCGCGGGTGCTCGCCGGTTTCGGCGACACCGAGCTGGTCGGGGTGACCGACGTGCGGCCGGCGGCGGCCGAGGCGCTGGCCGGCGCGTACGACACGCGAACCTTCACCGGCGTCGACGACCTGCTCGCCGCCGCCCCGGACGCCGTCTACGTGTGCCTGCCGCCGTTCGCGCACGGCCCGGTGGAGGAGGCGATCGTCGCCGCCGGGGTGCCCCTGTTCGTCGAGAAACCCGTCGCGGTGGACCTGGTCACCGCCGAGCGGATCGCCGACCTGGTGGCGCGGCGCGGCCTGTTGACCGCGGTCGGCCACCACTGGCGCTACCTGCCGGTCGTGGAGCGGGCCCGGGAACTGCTCGCCGGCCGCCACGTCCGGATGGTCAACGGCACCTGGTGGGACAAGCTGCCGCCGGTCGACTGGTGGTCGCGGCGGGACCGCTCCGGGGGGCAGGTCGTGGAGCAGGCCGCGCACGTGCTGGACCTCGTCCGGACGCTGGTCGGCGAGGTCACCGAGGTGACCGCGTACGGCGACGGCACCCCGCCGCCGGTCGACGGTGCCGACATCGACTCGGTGACCGCCGCCGCCCTGCGGTTCGACAGTGGCGCGGTCGGCACCCTGAGCGCCGCGTGCGTGCTCGGCTGGAAGCACCGGGCCGGGCTGGAGATCCTGGCCGACGGGCTGGCCCTGACGGTCACCGAGGAGGGCCTGCTGGTCCGCGACGCCGACGGCGAACGCCGGCTGCCCGCCGACCCGGAGGCCGCCCGGGTGGCGGTGGACCGGGCGTTCGTGGACGCCGTCCGGGGTGTCGGCGACGACGTGCGCGTCCCGTACGCGGAGGGGCTGGCCACCCACCGCCTCGCCCTCGCGCTCGCCGACTCGGCGCGCACCGGGGCGCCCGTACGCCTGCCGACGCCGACCGCCGCGGTGCCGGACCCGGGGGTGACCGTCGATGCGTGA